The Raphanus sativus cultivar WK10039 chromosome 2, ASM80110v3, whole genome shotgun sequence genome includes a region encoding these proteins:
- the LOC130502673 gene encoding uncharacterized protein LOC130502673: protein MSEQPLNDEIKTLILNDELDEETIPTPLVINKDCETVVCWDVDDYPVPNDVDLDSLRSDIESNLRKLGCGEVTIVAYVYKNTFSDELERKFIDAQIYVDFFPEGDDEARITWMLVDIVCFPVLTPESNVVVLSKHLNEEAVDALEFFYGQGTGVLLPKTEPGWLVPDENSALFLTNLFEQRIDDKKPQRDGNGTLAISVNDSVSDNLCARLQREANVSS from the exons ATGTCAGAACAGCCGTTGAATGACGAAATCAAAACCCTTATCCTGAACGATGAGTTGGACGAAGAAACCATCCCTACACCTTTGGTGATAAACAAAGACTGTGAGACAGTCGTCTGTTGGGACGTGGATGATTACCCGGTTCCTAACGATGTCGATCTCGATTCGCTTCGTAGCGATATAGAATCAAATCTTCGGAAACTGGGCTGTGGGGAAGTGACTATTGTGGCTTACGTTTACAAGAATACGTTTTCGGATGAGCTGGAACGTAAATTTATTGATGCCCAAATCTATGTCGATTTCTTCCCCGAGG GGGATGACGAAGCGAGAATCACTTGGATGTTAGTGGACATTGTTTGTTTCCCAGTGTTAACTCCTGAATCAAATGTTGTTGTACTCTCAAAACACCTTAATGAAGAGGCTGTCGATGCTTTGGAATTCTTTTATGGTCAAGGCACTGGTGTTCTCTTACCCAAGACCGAACCTGGTTGGCTTGTTCCTGATGAAAATTCAGCCTTGTTTTtgacaaacctatttgaacaaCGTATTGACGATAAGAAGCCGCAGAGAGATGGTAATGGTACCCTTGCAATCTCTGTCAATGACTCTGTCAGCGACAACCTCTGTGCGCGCCTCCAAAGGGAGGCCAATGTATCTTCTTGA
- the LOC108829634 gene encoding uncharacterized protein At4g04775-like, whose amino-acid sequence MSNPITAALSSTTGDITITSGLGRARSGGIPRNCSCGERIVELISKSRPNPYGRYYRCLYAASLRLENDDHVFKWVDEAFTDEIRQLHNQVRILEEEVILLKATIRSERPTLMPKISGGCVPAIVGISVVVVVVAGIMMYK is encoded by the exons ATGTCCAACCCAATAACGGCCGCTTTATCGTCCACGACTGGAGATATTACCATTACCAGTGGTCTGGGACGAGCAAGATCTGGGGGAATACCTAGAAATTGTTCGTGCGGGGAGAGAATCGTCGAGCTAATATCCAAATCCCGGCCAAATCCATACGGCCGGTATTATCGGTGTCTCTATGCGGCTTCACTTAGG CTGGAGAACGACGACCACGTCTTCAAATGGGTAGATGAAGCTTTCACCGATGAGATTCGACAGTTGCACAACCAAGTTCGAATCCTAGAAGAAGAAGTTATATTGCTCAAGGCAACAATAAGGAGCGAACGTCCGACATTAATGCCTAAGATATCAGGAGGTTGTGTCCCTGCTATTGTCGGCATCAGTGTCGTAGTTGTAGTTGTAGCCGGTATTATGATGTACAAGTAA
- the LOC108841343 gene encoding protein LIFEGUARD 3: MYQWNLPYRKGDLEAGGGDSRSRPLYPTMHETPELRWGFIRKVYSIIAFQLLATVAVSATVVTVRPIFLFFATTGAGLALYIVIIITPFIVLCPLYYYHQKHPVNYLLLVVFTSALAFVVGLTCAFTNGKVILESAILTTAVVLSLTVYTFWAAKRGYDFNFLGPFLFGALIVLVVFAMIQVFFPLGRTSVMIYGFLASVIFCGYIVYDTDNLIKRYTYDEYIWAAVSLYLDIINLFLSLLTIFRALER, from the exons ATGTATCAGTGGAACTTACCGTACCGGAAAGGTGACTTGGAAGCAGGAGGCGGTGACTCAAGGTCGAGACCTTTATACCCAACCATGCATGAAACTCCAGAGCTCCGGTGGGGATTCATACGCAAGGTTTACTCTATAATCGCCTTTCAGCTTCTAGCCACCGTCGCCGTCTCCGCCACTGTGGTCACCGTCCGCCCAATCTTTCTGTTTTTCGCCACCACGGGGGCAGGACTAGCTCTCTACAtagtcatcatcatcaccccCTTCATAG TGTTGTGTCCGTTGTACTATTACCACCAGAAACATCCGGTGAACTACTTACTCTTGGTGGTGTTCACTTCGGCTTTGGCTTTTGTCGTTGGATTGACATGTGCCTTCACCAATG GGAAAGTGATTCTCGAGTCGGCGATCTTGACAACGGCTGTGGTGCTTTCCCTCACCGTGTACACCTTCTGGGCTGCTAAGAGAGGATATGACTTCAACTTCCTTGGACCCTTCTTGTTTGGTGCTCTCATCGTCCTCGTCGTCTTTGCCATGATACAA GTTTTTTTTCCGTTAGGGAGGACATCGGTGATGATTTATGGTTTCTTGGCATCGGTAATATTCTGCGGGTACATAGTCTATGATACAGACAATCTGATCAAACGTTACACATATGATGAGTATATTTGGGCAGCGGTTTCGCTCTACCTGGACATCATCAATCTCTTCTTGTCTCTTCTTACTATATTTAGAGCTTTAGAGAGGTAG